Genomic window (Lutra lutra chromosome 2, mLutLut1.2, whole genome shotgun sequence):
GATAAACAAACCAGATGGATTTCTAGAACAACATGGTGGAGCTACTCCCAGTACTTACAGATGCAGTGATTTGGTAGAGTTGGAGATGGGTTTGAGTCACGGAGATCACCATAGCATGAAATTAGTAGATGAAGCAGTACGGCTGCAGTATCAGAACGCAAGTATGCAGCAAGGCAGCCGTATGATGCCATTTAGGTTTGACATTTCCAGAATCTTCATTTGTTGTTTACCAGGTGTACCTGAAAGTTTTTCTTGTGTCTGTCCAGGATTTATCACTGTTCTATCAATATCTAATACTACTCTGATCAAGGAATTACAGAATCAGCCTATCCGGATTCTTCTCATTGAGGGTGACCTCACAGAGAATTATCGGCACCTGGGGTTTAGTAAGGCTACAAATATTAACACAGTACTGGAAAGCATGAGGGTTCAACAAGACACCACAGAAGAACTGTGGACAAATTATGTCTTACAGGTATTAATTAAGTTCAACGTGAACCTCGTCCTGGTACAAGGAAATGTGTCTGAACACTTAACTGAAAAGTGCATACACAGTAAGCGGTTGGTACTTGGGTCCGTGAATAGCAGTGTGATGCAGGCTTTTGCAGAAGCTTCGGGAGCAGTACAGGTGACCTACATcacacaagtaaatgaaaactgTGTGGGCAGTGGGGTCTCTGTGACCTTCTGGAGAAGTATTCCTTCAGATGTCATAGATAAGATCAACGTAATCACAATCATGATAAAAACGGAAGGAATTAATCTGGTTACAGTGGTGCTCACTAGCTCAGTCACTGCACAGATGCAAACCAAAGAAGATAGATTCTGGACTTGTGCCTATCGTCTGTATTATGCTCTAAAAGAGCAAAAGGTCTTCCTTGGAGGTGGTGCAGTTGAATTTTTGTGCCTTAGCCACCTTCAGATTCTTGCAAAGCAATCACTGAATAAAAGAAACTACGTTTGTTCAGGATGGCTTCCTAATACTTCCTCTTGGCTGGCCTCCTCTCTGGCACTATACAGATCAACTGTGCTTAAATGCCTTGCAAATGGGTGGCACAAATACCTTTCAACTCTCATATATAACACAGCCAGTTGCTCATCAGAATTTGAAGCCAGCACATTCATTCAACAGCGTCTACAAAATGCTACAGACTCTGGTTCTCCTTCATCTTACATCTTGAATGAATATAGTAAACTAAATAGTGGAATTTTTAATTCAGGCATTTCAAATAAACTGGAACAGATTCCAAGCATTTATGACGTCGTTATACCAAAGACCGAGGCATGGCGCCGAGCTTTGGATTTAGTACTATTAGTACTTCAAACAGACAGTGAAATTATTACTGGACTTGGACACAGACAGTTAAATTCACAGGAAACAGagggctttttatttttgtagtgttATTGGCTAAGTCTTTGGAAAGTAAGATTTTGTAATGTATCATGCTAATAATAAATTTCCTAATAATAAATCAAGCCAAGTCATAGTGCCAGTCTTTACCAAGAAGAAAATTGTTGATGTCTGTCAATAACTGCAGGGTCTGAGATTTCACCCAACTTACCTGTTAGCCTGTTACCATTTCATGGTATGCAACAGATACACGAGATACTTGGATCAGAGACAGTGCACTTTGATATTCATGATGAAAGCAGTAGCTAGTGCTTCTTGTTGGTTTGTATCAGTTCCCATTTCTCTGAGCCCCATAAGAGCAACATAAAAGGCCagtgatgggggcacctgggtggctcagcggttaagcctctgccttcggctcaggtcatgatctcagggtcctaggatcgagtcccacatcgggctctctgctctgtggggagcctgcttcctcctctctctctctctctgcttgcctctctgcccacttgtgatctctctctgtcaaataaataaaatcttttaaaaaaaaaaaaaaaaggccagtgaTGGAAGCGGGCACACAAAGTGGGTTGTGTTACAGAAAAGGAACACTGAGCTTGGGGCATTGATTGCTTTTATAGTAACCGGAAACAATCCTGTTTTTTGCCCAAGGGGAGTTGTTACCTCATGCCCCAAGGTTGCTCAATGTAAACACAAGCCTGAGACACGGACTGGGTAAAGATAGGTCAGGTCCTTGCATTGGTGGCATACCGAGAAAATATGCCGTGTCATTCAGAGCCCGTAATGGATGGCCTCTTCCAActactcacttcttttttttttttttttttttttttttaaagattttatttatttatttgtcatagagagagaagcgagagtgagcacaggcagacagagtggcaggcagaggcagagggagaagcaggctcgctgccaagcaaggagcccgatgtgggactcgatcccaggacgctgggatcatgacctgagccgaaggcagctgcttaaccaactgagccacccaggcgtcccataactACTCACTTCTTAACTTGAAATGCTCTTGGCCAGGCTTGAATTTTCATGTAAGAATGCCACTCTGTTTACTAGTCTGATTAATCTGATAAACAGGTTATTTAGTCAATATCAGATCTATTCAGTTGGTTTCATAGAGCAGTTAATTAAGGCTGCTATCAACAGACTGAGCAACAGGATGAACAATCTGTGCTACTGACCTCAGTCATGTCCCCTAAGGTCTTGAATTCAGGCAAATCACAGCTTTTATAGTAAGCGGAAGTAAGCCTGTTCTTGGTCTGGAGTGAGATATGTCATCATTCAAGGTTACTCACTGGAAACACATCCCTGAGAAATGGCCCGGAAAAAGAGAGCTCAAACCCAGCAAGAACATGCAAGGATGCTGAGAGTCCATAGCATTCTGTGTATCCCAACAAAGTCTTACTCTTTTGCCACTAAGCCATTAAATGAACGTCTTAAGAACTGAACTATGTGTGGAGTTGAAAATTAGAAAAGCTCTGGGGAAATAACAGTAGTAATGAAGTTATTGATTACCTATGGTgttccaggcactattctaaagtCTTTACACGTATTAACTTTttagggttgccataacaaaatgccacatattaggaggcttaaacaacagaaatttattttctcacaattctgggaCCTAGACTCTGAGATCCAGGTATTGTCAGAGtcggtttcttctgaggcctctttccAGTTCACTTGTAAATGGATGTCTTTTCCCTTTGTCTCACAATGTCTTCCCTATCTATCTGTGTCCTAATTTTCTCATAAAGACACTGTCATAATGGATAAGTCCttccctaatgacctcattttaacttaattatctctttaaagaacCTGTTTCCagtatagtcacattctgagtaCTGGGGATTAGGAATTCACCAtatgaattgggggggggggggggagggacacAATTCATCCTATTAACACATATTATCTCAAtctttgaaacatttattttctccattttatgatAAGGAAATGAGCTTAGTAAGGTTAAGAAGCTTACCCAAAGTCTTAAAGCTAATAGGTAGAAGAGCTGGAGTTTACACTAAGATTTTCTCTGGCTCCAAAGTGTATTTCTAAGTATTAACTGTGAAAGGAAGCTTTTTCTGTAAAGTAACAGCAACAAAACGAGAAAAGAATGTGTAGTTTATTTATAggataatttaaatgtattagaAAACACAACTTGGTTATCTTCCACTTTGGTAAAATAATATAACTTTTGGTTTAGTGGTTGTCTTAAATGTGGTCACATGAAAACCTTGCACAGATAATCATTCCAGTTATATATACCAGCTTTGTTCCAAGCTAGAATCTAACAACATTAAGAGttgaactgctttttaaaataaagtattattttactTGTGTAGGTATTGATACTTTTACTCATCTGTGTACTATTAACACTtagtttttgttaaaatattatgaAGATTATGAGTGCCACTAATATTAATGTAGATGCTCCTCTCATTTTATATAGTAGATTTTTTTTGTGAAGTTGGTATTTGCATGCATTAGTACTattaaatgtttagtaaaatcttataaatacTTTCCTTTGACACTAGAAGTCTCATTTTAATACAAACTTTATAAGTTCATTTTTTCAGATTGTAAAAAACTTTGTATTATTATGTGGTTTATGAgctatttttctaattcttacaAGGAATACCTTTAAGTTTTAATTACTCAAGGAACTATTCTGTTCTTACAGAGGGCAGTCCCTCACATAAACTTGATTCATTTAACTAAGTGGGTTTTAACAAGAAACCCTGTGCATAAGCAGGTAGACGTTTCTCAAAGACCAAAGAAGTGTTGACATCTTTGTGACCAATCTGCTTCTTTAATATAAACTACAGAGAAGTTTGCAGTTATCTTATATCCACATTATAGCCAGTCTTCCCTAAGATAAATAACCCTTCCTGGACCAGGGGTGAACtggcttttcaaaaaataaccTGTAAGAAATTCCAGCAATGGAATCCCTACATATTCAGGAAATGGGCAGGTATATCTGCCTGCCTAAGACACTGGACAGATGCAGGAGCAAAAAAGAAGTGGGAAGCAGCAAGAGTGAAGGGGTTACTGACAGGTCATTGTGAGCTGTAGTCCCCAAAAGGGTTGAAAGGACTCCACATGAATGGAAATATGGGTAAACAGATTCGAGAAGTAGCTTATGGGCATCACATTCTGGGTGAGTgcaaagcaagagcaaaaatgcaaaaacaacCCACTTTTACGTGTATGTGTAGATAGAATTAACTAGTGCTGTAGTGATCTAAGCTCTGAAGAATATCAGAAATATCCAGCACATGCTTCCTTCTAGGAACCTGAGTTACACTATGAGGAAAAAAtgttggaaagaaataaaatagagcagGACAGGAACATTTGGaataaaggagagggaaaattTACATTGGGAATGGTAAAACAAGTCATTTTATATTAGGCTGGGTGGCCAGCAGCCTCAATGAAATGATCTCTGAAACGAAATGTAATTTTGAAGGCAAGGTTTATAGATTTCTAGGACACACAGAGCTAAATAAAGGCAGAAAATCTTTCCAACCAGTCTTAGCTTTGATAAATAGAGAAGGGTtacattctatttctatttctggttCTTCATTTATAATAGGAGAGAGAcctctatttctctatttctggtTCTTCATTTATAATAGGAGAGAGACCATGAGCCATGAAACTGAGAAATTGACCGTGGCCCACCCACATCTCCATAGGAAATCCCTCATATGATAGTATCCACAAAAATCCATGTAATTtggacaggagaaaaaaaatgctatttaacCTTAAATGACTTTAGTAcaagaaaagagattaaaattgaagaatttttaaCAGACCGTTAGAACTCACAAGAAAAAACTCTAGCTAGAACatagatcaaaatatttttaaatgagttaaatcatttaaagtttttgaaaaaacacattaaaaatgaagatctCAGAAATTAGATGACAAACAACAGGTTATGGAATGACAACACAATTTGAAAAGAATTGGATGAAATTACAAGGATCACAGGAGCACATGGAGTCCACAGAAAGCATGGTGAAGGCAGTAAGTGTCTTTCCCAGGAACTTGAAAACAATCTCTTTCACGAACCTTTCTAAATTTCCATAACAGAGATCTGTACTGtatcaaaagtttttttttttaagatactgacATAAATGGCCAAACTTTACAAAGGTTGACTTTCCTATATAAAGCACAGACCAGTATAACATTAGAGTCACCCTCTGGAACTTTACAAAGCCATTAAGGACTCATTTAATTTCAGGCACAGTGTTTGGCTTGCTAGTTGATGCCACTGACTCTACAAGGCTCTGTTTCGTTGGGGGAAAGCAATGGTGGATCAGAGAAGTCCAGGGTCTCTCAAGGTGCCAGTGCTTTGCAGTCACCAAAAGATAGGGTTTCCATGAGCATAGCTTTCCAGGCCCATAAGCTTTTGTCAAGTTAACAGGAGGTAATTAACTCTTAACTTGTACTAACCAAATTTATAGAAAGTTGTTGTATAAACCAAGATGCTAACTCCATGTTTGTATCTGTAACATAACTACTAGAAAAAGTAGAATACTCCTATGAACTGAATCAAGAATTGTCTTCTGTGTCTAAAAGTCTCTGGGAAGCTAGGAACATTGCTTGTTGAGGCTGGAGTTGAAGCCAAGGAACCATCGCCTCTGACGCAGCACTATTCAGAACAATGCTGGACACCTGCCACTACCCAGGAAGTTCAGCTTTTTGCTCTCTTCGGTCGTCGTACTCTCTGTTCAGATGTTAAGTTAATGAGACACTGCTTTCTTTTTACTCAGTTGTATTTCAGACTTGCTCTCTGGTGGCAGCATCCTGTGGCCCCTCCAAATGTTGACTTACTGATTTGGGAGACATCTCCTTTGTAGTGCTATCTAATAACCACAATCACCCACTTCATGATGTTAGTTAAAACCCCTGGAACTAAACCTTATCTCCAGGTTCTGGAAGCAACAGATCAGTTTCTTATGGACCAGCTAAAGGTTCTCCCTTCCAtaataaaagaatgataaaaaggAGGGATCTATCAACTTCCAGGATGTACTTGTAGTACAGTCAGATAAACATTAGGCTTTAAACTAGAACTTTTTCATAATCTGACTTTgcccactgtgtgaccttgggcaagtcacctcagCTCTCTGAAATTTATCTGTTATTCTTAAAGTGACTTTGAGGTTTGTATTAAATATGCATTAAGATAACTCAATATAAACTGCATGCAAATATCTAGGGAAATAAGTTAAGCATTTTAAACTTTGTTATAAAGCAGTTTCctgagatttcttttcctttctagctTTACAGTTTTAGTGGTTCTCCTTTGTGCCCCTTCCTCCCTTGCCCTCTTTATAATGACTAGATATAATGCCATGAACAAAAAGGGTCAGCGTGCCTACTTTGGAGATAAGAGCAATAGGAGAGGAGAGTACTAGGCAAGATGTATTTCATGTTTCAAGAtggctggaggagagaggataataatgacaaaaattaataatattagaTTTGGTGTAGTGCTTTACCCTTTTAAATAGTTACTGACCCTGGTGGCCACTTCTGAGAGTAGCAGGACTGCTGTCTCCCAAATGGATCTGGTGGCCTAAGGAGCAAAGCCAAGCCCAAGCTAGGGAGACTTAAGAGGAAGCAACAGATGATTATAGACCACAACACTCTTTAGTCAGCCTGccttgaagtgtgtgtgtgttctctgttCTGAATCATGTTGTCACATAATAAGAATCAACTGGGGAGCTTTTAGGACTGCTAATGTCCTGACCACATCCACAGATACTTAATAGTCTGAGATCAGGGCACCAGCCATTGGTATTTTTAAGAGCTCCCCAGGTGATTGGAATATGTATCCAAGACTGAGTGTTGCTGATATGAAGTGTTCATTTTCCCCTCGCTCAATGGTCCTTAGTCCCTGGCTGCACTTTAGTATCACTTGGGGGAGCCTTTACACAAATTAAATCAGAAGGTCTGGAATTGGGGTCTGGGTGTGTGGGTTTTTAAAGCTTCCTGTATGATTATTATGTACAGCCAGAAATTGATGATCATGGCTATAACTTAAATAGAATATGAAGAAATggtctttttaataaaagtaattgcTATCCTTCTTTGGGGAAACTGAATCCACACGTTCAGGGAAATATATTTTGCAACTtggcaaaaatatgaaataccatGCGCTTCGCTCCAGGCCAAGGAGATAATGTAGAAAAAGAGTACAGAGATAAGGAAGAATAAGGGAAGAACAAATCTCCATATATTTTGTCCCAAAATACCAGATATAATCAACTTTAAATTAGCAATCATCTAAAGAAGGATTGTTCCTTGCAAAGTGTCGGTCACAGATCTTATCTACCACTACAGAGTACTTCCCATGCCAAGCATGATAGGGAGCACTTTCCAGGCACTGGCTTGTGTAATCTTCACAACAGTTCTATGAAGCAGGCtcttttattatcttcattttacaaataaactgagacacagaggctAAGAGTCTTGCCCAGATACACAGTATAGTTTGGCAGTGGGTCTTGAGAGATCCTAATGGCAGCCAGTGGTCTCCAAAGAAGGGCGGATGCACAGACAGGAAGGTACAAGGTGGTGCAAGAGGAATGTATTAGAATTTCTActgccttctttttaaattttaacttttttctttaggttatatagtttacatatattaacttagTAGGACATATATATGTGATCAAAAAAGTTTGAATATCACTCCTCTAGAAAGTAATGGGTACACAAATAACAAACATAACTATACAAATATTGTATACTATACAAATATGCAGAATATCAGTCTATTTTGATAGAGTAGAAAGTAATCTAGGAGCATATTATTCATTAAAAGGTGAAAATCAGGGACTTCTGGCTAGCTCATCAATGGTCATGggactcaggggtgcctggctgactcagttggttaggcagctgccttcaactcaggtcatgatcccagggtccctggatggagccccagatcaggctccctgctcagcacagagtcagcttctccttctgcctctactcctcccccactcatacactttttttctctctctctctcaaataaataagtaaaatcttaaaaaaaaatagtcatggatggggtgcctgggtggctcagtgggttgagccgctgccttcgactcaggtcatgatcccaagtcctgggttcaagccccacatcgggctttctgcttagcggggagcctgcttcctcctctctctctgcctgcctctctgcctacttgtgatttctctctgtcaaataaataaataaaatctttaaaaaaaaatagtcatggaACTCTAGATCTtatggttgtgagtttgagccctgtgttgggtgtggagatgatttaaataaataaatacatgtttaaaaaaataataaagggtgaaaatcaaatgaattttgGTTAGCTCTATCTTCTGTATGTAAAAATATTGAGACTTAAAAGACACATATTTTACTGACATACcctcaaacattttaaaatacttttcaatGAGCCATTCTAAAAACTCtagtttctttgttatttttaaatgagttttcaCCTGTGACCTTTTAGCAATATGTTTTTATGGAGCTTTTTAGACAGCTGAGGTCTCTCTTTAAACTAGAATACTTTCAAACTGTTTTAGATTGACTCTCAGGATAACAAAGTCCATGTTGAACGAGTAGCAAGCATGCTGATTTACCTGGGCTGCGTTGTGGCCCTACTTCCAGGCTTCTAGATCATGATGTACCAGCTCTTACCTTCACTGTGTCCTTgatcaattttattaaatgttctgGTACCTCCATTCTTCCTCCgtacttttgtttctttcctcatagccagacctcattctttttatctttatataccacattttctccTCCCTATTCACACTTCCATCCTGGGAGTTTGTTTAAATACATTcatctttaaattatttccatcATTCTTCAAGAACATTTTTAGAGTAAACTAGAGTAAACTTAATCTCTTTTCCCACTACACACCAAAGTAACCATTATTAATATTTGGTATACAGCTATCTAAGCCCTGTctgtatatatggatatatatatgtttttttctaataagTGGGCTCATACCAAACACACTACCATATAACCTACTTCTGTCAAGTAATATATTAAGAGATTTCCGCCAATGTTATTAAATAGTATTCAGTAAAATAATTGTAATGGCATCATACTATGCCATTTACTACTATAACTTATTTAACCCACATCCTATCATTTAGTTCAGTTCAGCTTGGGTAGTAATATAAACAAGACTATAAAAATGTACTTCTACTGAATCTTATCTCTTAGTCATGattatatcctttggataaattctTTGAGACAGATATCAGGTCAACAGTTAGGTGGACATTTTAGCATTTTTCGTATATTTTTGCCAAATTGTGCTTTAAAAAAGGTCAGCAAATTAAAGTGTCCTTTCCACAACCACTGTCAACACTGGatattgttattaaaattttgtttgactAATTTGTGAGAAAATTCAATATCatcttaaataatctttaagaaagaatagtgattttctttgtatttttaatgtttgtaaaatatattttccttcgATTTTCTTCCTTTGGTGTTACGTCTAGAAAGGGCTTCCCTACTCCAAGATTATATTAAAGTCGCCTATactgagttctagtaattttacGGTCTTGTTCATCcttcacatttaaatattaatcccTCTGAGATTTATTTTAGTAGGAGATATAAGACTCTAAAAGAACTTTTTCCAAATGgttatccagttgtcccagcatcaCTGTAGGATTTTTGTTGCCTGCTCAGATAACCAAAAAAGGGAGAGGGTCTCAGTTGCTAAGAAACATTTTCATGGCCTTCTAATTATGGATTCATACTGTTCAGTGTCCTATCATTCTTTTCTATAGAAATAACACCAAATACTGTTGGCAAAGAAACACTGTAGAAACTTGTCGACTAACGGTGATGAGAATGAAGGCAGCATCCCCTTGAGAAAGGTCTTCCCGTGCTACATTGAGAACTACTTTCCCAAAGAGATGTtttcaagatgcccttcaacagacgaatggataaggaagatgtggtccatatacactatggagtattgtgcctccatcagaaaggatgaatacccaacttttgtagcaacatggacaggactggaagagattatgctgagtgaaataagccaagcagagagagtcaattatcatatggtttcactgatttgtggagcataacaaatagcatggaggacgaggggagttagagaggagaagggagttgaggaaaattggaaggggaggtgaaccatgagagactatggactctgaaaaacaatctgagggttttgaaggggcatggggtgggaggttggaggaatcaggtggttggaggaaccaggtggtgggtattggagagggcacagattgcatggagcactgggtgtggtgcaaaaacaatgaatactgttacgcggaaaataaatttaaaaaaaaagatgttttcaaaCACACTTGTGCTTTGTAATGTCATCAAAGCTTTACCCTAGA
Coding sequences:
- the BBS12 gene encoding Bardet-Biedl syndrome 12 protein; amino-acid sequence: MVMACRVINKRRHMGLQQLSSFAGTGRTFLGPLKLSKFIIDAECHESVLISSTVRLLESLDLTSAVGQLLNEAVQAQNNTYKTGTSTLLFLIGAWSSAAEECLHLGVPISLIVSAMSEGLNSCIEEVVSLQVPVHSVFDHIDSTKTFSGLETSSVSLCPFLQIPSDTGLQKEHDLKDVTSPSLTFYSLAGIPVRSTKLFRSQTEVEADKNTLQNPQSLQNSLLTGSHYGKSILIHSRHFNRTDNNQWINKPDGFLEQHGGATPSTYRCSDLVELEMGLSHGDHHSMKLVDEAVRLQYQNASMQQGSRMMPFRFDISRIFICCLPGVPESFSCVCPGFITVLSISNTTLIKELQNQPIRILLIEGDLTENYRHLGFSKATNINTVLESMRVQQDTTEELWTNYVLQVLIKFNVNLVLVQGNVSEHLTEKCIHSKRLVLGSVNSSVMQAFAEASGAVQVTYITQVNENCVGSGVSVTFWRSIPSDVIDKINVITIMIKTEGINLVTVVLTSSVTAQMQTKEDRFWTCAYRLYYALKEQKVFLGGGAVEFLCLSHLQILAKQSLNKRNYVCSGWLPNTSSWLASSLALYRSTVLKCLANGWHKYLSTLIYNTASCSSEFEASTFIQQRLQNATDSGSPSSYILNEYSKLNSGIFNSGISNKLEQIPSIYDVVIPKTEAWRRALDLVLLVLQTDSEIITGLGHRQLNSQETEGFLFL